One genomic window of Mesoplodon densirostris isolate mMesDen1 chromosome 14, mMesDen1 primary haplotype, whole genome shotgun sequence includes the following:
- the LOC132502078 gene encoding large ribosomal subunit protein eL36-like: protein MALRYPMAVGLNRSHKVTKNVSKLRHSRRHGRLTKHTKSVWDMIQEVCGFASYERRAMEPLKVSKDKRAFKFIKKRVGGHICAKRKREELSNVLAAMRKAAAKKD from the coding sequence ATGGCTCTGCGCTACCCCATGGCTGTGGGCCTCAACAGGAGCCACAAGGTGACCAAGAACGTGAGCAAGCTGAGGCACAGCCGCCGCCATGGGCGCCTCACCAAGCACACCAAGTCTGTGTGGGACATGATCCAGGAGGTGTGTGGCTTCGCCTCTTATGAACGGCGGGCCATGGAGCCGCTCAAGGTCTCCAAGGACAAGCGGGCCTTCAAGTTCATCAAGAAAAGGGTGGGGGGACACATCTGTgccaagaggaagagagaggagctgAGCAATGTCCTGGCCGCCATGAGGAAGGCAGCAGCCAAGAAGGACTGA